TCATTAGTACTATTTTCTGTAAGAGAAGCAGGTTGGTCTTCTCTTAGTGCAAGGTCTAGATCCATGCAACCCAAAACGATCAGAATGTTTTCTTTCCAATCTTTAAAGTTGGTTCCGTTTAGAACTGGTACAGAACTGAGGTTAGCAGATATTGTTGCAAAAGAACCTAAATAAGAGAATAATAGATAACCAGAAATTATGCTCATATTTATTgccataaacttaagtaaattcaaataatgatttaacccatctcaagatactaagtgcaacattaatatcttgtctttggacttTAATATTAATTGCTGGTGgtagtcttgttgtaatgatcaaatactgataataaggcatgtcaAATGAGAAACTcatctttggattgatttatcatttacatgtataactttataattatcaCGTATTTACCATTACAGGTATGTATAAAATCCTGCCGGTCATTAACATTCCTTTGGGCCGGATAATTACTGCATGGATGTAAATAcacactacatttaatattttcatgagaaatgttatatatgagaggtcactttggcgacttcatatattaaattactcaatctaatattaaacaatcactaattgaatttagaccatattagtcaaattggcttgatcttaatttgttgactaaaatatttaaagcatgtaaATAATTCAATTTATAtcaacaaacaactttatagaaccaatattatgtttaatccaacataatattgcaacaatattattaaaccaacataatattacaacaatatctaattaattaaattcatattaattagataaaatccaaaaagaatttgagaaatttatgCCTTGTAGtgcaaaaataaattttgcatattGATGAATAGGAAAAGACACTAAGTGGAAAAGATAATCCAAAATTAAACTGATATTACATCAGAAAAAGGCACTGAATTGAATGTGAAGCATGTtgtagcatgattacataaatcCATAATCTTTTCCGACCATAATAGAACCAAATCACTTCAAAATAGCATGATTATATAAAACTATCATCTTTCCCAATGATGATAGAaccaaattattttaaaatattgatgaaaacatcattaaaattcaTGAGAAAACAAGCTTAAATGTTTATCAATCATTGTAggatgactctgataccacttgttggggttctttttaacacatcaaatatggatcaaacaattgttttatagaatcaaaaccttcATCTTTAATTCAAAAACatactttatagatccaaaataatggattaagaatgtttccataaaacttatttaatccactataatatgcatgaaatcctacaataattgataaacatattaacacggaagcgtacctgatgaatccattagagtattttctgaattgatcggtgatttggtcttccaattgcagagtaccttttgaactttagatttctccttgacgggtgaagagaaacttcattcgatactgcaaccggggaccataaccttatttatagtcataactgatgaatctacaattatgattgtattcataattgatgaatctgcaattatacctcaagagtttcatattcctaacttatctcgtcattaagttaggaacATGACTGATAGTAtctacacaattaattttcataacaattatgtcccttagtcaaataactttactttaattagatcactttaattttggctaatcaaaataatggcttaacacatttaattatacatgtgtgactctTAAAATTCTAACAACCAGTACGTACACCACCCTATATCGAGCAGtccaattaaattaataaaataattaaaaaaaaatagtggggCCCATGTCCAaatcaacataaaaaataaaaaaaagagattaggGCTTACGAATGCGAGTCGTCTTCTCGCATAAGGTGATACCACCTCGTCGCTACTGCTTCACCTCTGCTACTTTACAATCACGTACGGTGTCACTGCCTCACTGTCGTCACTTCGCCCCTGCCACAGCTATTGCTTCGCTATTGCATAAGGTGCCATCACCTCATCATCACCACTTCCCCACTCCTACTGCTATTGCTTCGCCATCCTATATGATGGCGTCGCCTCGCTATCGTTGcttttttcctcctcttctttcttcttcctccacttcttcctcttcttccctcttccttcctccttcctcctatgTTCCTCTACTGCTTAGTTgctaaaaattttgataaattattatttgctctttattttaaaaatattaaattatgtcACCCAAATATAAATGCACAATAGTAATTCCAAACAAAGCATGAAAATGaagtttattattaaaaaaaaactattgggACATTTAGAAAGAATAAATAATtctagaaaaaagaagaaaagttggGAAGTTAATGATAGTTCGGACAAGCCTAAGTAGGGCTGGCGGAAGCAACAAAGGTAAAAGGTTGCGGTGATGCACGACGCACTCATGGAATGTCGAGTCACATACAAATCAATAGCCCACTTCCTTTTGTCAAGTCCAAAACATACAGCTGTCTTGCGATTCACAAGATAGTTGTTTTACGTACCTCTAAATTCTTTCTCATTtttactctttttcttttttgtttcgaAGTTTCTTTAATTGGATCCAATCGAATCATTCAACATATCATTTCATCTCCGTGGAAATTAAATTCTTGGCATCGGAAATTATGAATAATTGGCGAGTGAACCTTCTAATGGGAGATTGAGACTTTATTTAGTGGGAAGAAATTATGAGAACTTGACCCAAGGATTCGCATTATTTTGTATGGACTTGCAACCTACGCACAACCACAGATATTTTTGACCACCTGAACAGAAAATAAATTTATCTAAAGAAAAGAACACGTATTGATGTTCATATAATTCACCATTATTAAGCACCACAGAGTTCAACACCCTAAATAGCTTGCTTCATAAGTACACCTCCGACTCGAGAGGACCAGCACACGGCACTGAAGAAACAAAGGGTCTTTATTGgttgggatgggatgggatgggatgggatggagGAGCACCGCTCCTTGTTGTTCTTCTCTCGCGCATAAACGAGAAAAACACAGGCCCGATGGCTTCCAACCTTTGGTCTCTCAGTTTATCCTGCAACACAGAAAAGCCCACAGCAAACAATTATATACAATTTTGATCTTAATGGGATTTCttttgtaagaaaaaaaaaagatttttacaGCAATTTTATTGTTTATATGATCATAAAACCAAACCAAAGCGCACGAAGAGAAGGACTCGAGCGGTGGGTCTGTACATATGTATGTTACTTACTTGGAGCAGTCCACGTTGGGGCTGATCTTGTAAGAAACGGAGATGCCGCACTGGCCGGGCAGTTGGCTGACCCGCCCGTAGTCGATCCCCGACAGCCCCGCGGCGGCCGTCTTGATGCACCCGCACGCGGTGCGGCGGTCCTGCGTCGTCCGCGCCGCCGCTATCAACGACTTGATCCCACTGCAGCACTGCTGCTTGATGGGGCCGCCCTGCAGGTACCCCACGCACGATATCAGGTCCCCGTACACCTGGGAGCAGGTTATAGCCTCGCCGCCACGGGGTGCGGCCGCCAGTAGCACCACGGTCGTTGCCACCACCAAGGCCACCGGATGCAGAGCGGAGCGAGCCATGTGCAGCACCGGATGCAGACGCGTGGTGTGAGCTTACTGCAGATGGAGTGGGGGGTTGCATATCAATTTATAGACAGCAAGGAAGGAAAACCCGAGTCATTTTAACCCTATAAATGTGGACACGAACGGGGGTTCGGTGACCAGACCACCTGCGTGGAAATTGCGTTGGAGGTGGACATTTGCACGTCCACATGTTTACACTGCTTTGCTAGTGAGTCCACGATTGGATGCGACATGGTATGCAGCCGGTGGAGAGTGACAGATGTGATGAATCATTGACCGTGGGACGACTAGGAATAGTGTGTCGATGCGTGCAATGATGGACGGGGGGAATCCCCGATCATCAAGCACTAATTTTTATGGGCATAAATATGTACGACACTGACTGACTTCTTTTATCCTCTCAGTTGCTGACCGCAGAACAATTTACTAACTTCACCAAGTCGGATGCATTCCCGTATTCTATGCTTTTACTTTTGATTGTTGACCTGTGGTTCTAAATAGATAACAATGCCAGTTATTTGGTCTCTCGCGATTTCCTCTTTTATCCTCTCAGTTGTTACGAGAAGCCGTACGCACAAACAAGCGGGTcgcacgtatatatatatatacctttgaCGTATGAATTAGTTGAATCAGTCGAGGTTTGAGCTCCAGGAGATTGCCTCGGAATTAGTTATCCTCGACACTGAGGAGGCATGCGAAGGTATGAATTCAGCATGCAGTATACGATGGGTGGATGGATAAGCGATATGTAATCTCAATAGATATTTCTATGACAACACTGCTACAAAAAGCACCCCACTAGCGGCGGAGGCTCACAAGCACAGAGGGGTAGAGCGGTGACGAGGAGTGCCCGTCACAGTACTCCACCTTTATTCGACATATATATACCATAAGCTCACTACATAAACCACCGTCCATGAGAATATCTCAGTTCACCCTGCGGACAAAATATAACAAGCTGAATTAGCAGTCTATTCTTTGCAAAACTAGAATACGTCAGAAGATTCTTCAAAATCTTTATGTGACTTACAGAGGGTTCTCTTTTAAGGTATATATAGATAGAGGGATGGATGGCGTGCTTAAGTGTGAAGTAGTTTCTTGTTCTTTTTAAGAGAGACTAATACCGATGCTGTGGGGTGTCAGAGTGACAATAATTCCTTgtgaattgaacctaaatgtgtgtgtgtgtttttttctttcctttttctttttcttgttctctcATTATTCAGCCTAAGTTTGATATTAATGAATACGAATACTAAAAAGAATAATACAGATTGGTTTTTCCAGCTTCGCATCATAAAAGAAAAGCAATAAAGGGAGTGGAATCCCATGCACTCACTTGGAGCAGTCGGTGGAGGCGCTGATGGGGTAGCCGATGCTGACGCCACATTTGCCCGGGATGCCGGCAATAGTACCGGCTTGGGCCCCCGAGAGACGGGACACGGTGGACTTGATGCAGGCGCACGCGGTCTTGCGGTCCGCCGAGGTCTTCGCGGCGCCGTTGAGGCTCTTCACCCCGCTGCAGCAAGCGGAGGACAGCGGCCCCTTGCCGGTGGCGTAGGAGATGCATGAGCTCAGGGCGGACGTGACCTGCCCGCACGTGATCGCTAGGGTCACATGCGGTGCggtgacgaggaggaggagggccagCACAAGCACCAGCGGAGCTCCGGAGCGCGCCATGGGCGATCAAAGACGGCAATGCAACGGCGACGACGACCGTGTCGTAAGTACTCGTGCAACGATGGATTATTAATCCCGCCGGCGCAGAGGGAATGGCAGCCATGCATCGCCGTTATATAGAGAGAGGTTCCGGGGGGTGTGTGTCGACGTGCTACAGGCTACCATAAAGATGGGTAGTTGGCCGCTGGGAGGTGTGTGGCCATGGGGCGGATGCTCAACAGGGAAATGCGCATTGATTATTGATCCGTCGAGGATGTCGACAATGTcatttttctaaatcattatactcATGTTTGTTTACTAACAAATATTATTAGTATAAAATTTGTAATCATGTtatttgtaatatgaaaaaacttttatgttaagattgaaatcaaataaaattagatatgattttatgatatataCCTTTTTTTGATGCTATCCGGAAAGGATATATGTGTGATTTATAATAACATTATCTTTAGATTGAAGATCATTATGAATATATAAAGAGAACTAGATCATTATCTTCTCATCCTttcaatcaattaatgaattaaggaGATTGAGAGTAAaactttaatctctcaattgtGTTGAGATGTGTCTCTTTAGTCCCCTAGAAATTCtgtttatttataaataagaacAAAGGATTTAGGATAAGTTATCAGGAGAGTTTCTTCcatatctcctaagaattctattataatatgaacttcttttttattgatcgataacccatccaatcatatctataatatatcttaactaACTAAATATGATTACATAATTAAAAGAAAACTTACTTTCGttagtagaatttttttttttttttatgacaccaCTATCGACTTCATTTATTGGTAGCATATGTATGAAATGACGCTTAACCAGAAAGTCTCAACTATCGCCACATCAGCAAGCCTTAAATGCGATTAGGTGGGCAACGCCGTTTGCTTTCTTTGACTTCGGTGCAGAGCGGTAGATGCTTGTTCCCATCGGCATCGTGGCCGGCcacataaaactcatctcaactgCCTCACGAAGAAAATGTCGGATAActtacatcgctcgatgattccttTCCATTCTTTCAGAGGACGAGCGTAGTCATGTTGTTCAAAATGAGTGTGACGGCTAAACCTCCAGTGTATTATACTACACCGGATCGTCTGTATCAAAGCGTATTAATGTCGACACACgagaatatataataaatatatcatggcaattaagtcggAAGACGACGGAAACAAGCTCAAATCCACACACATCTCTACGACATTAACGGCGTTTCACATCTCATCGTCACCACGGGGGGAATTCGAGTTTGACTCTGTTGTTCTGGGAAAAAAAATCTTTGACTCGGGAACCTCGCAGAAAGCACACAGCAAATACAACACGTCCAAGCAGGAGAGGCTTCGCCACCATAAATTCTCCGCCTGCCGTAGGTCACGTGGCATGTGGATAGATTCCCCAACAAGTCGACCATACCCGAAGAAGGTGGTCAGCAATAGCGTACGAGACTGCCCGCCACCAAGTCATCCACGTGACCACGGACCGACCGTTCTGAACGTTTGACCGCCaagtgcagagagagagagagagagagagagagagagagagagagagcgctccTCCGACCGTCCACGACGTGAGTGGTGGTAGAAAGAAGCGAAGATAAGATCAGTGCCGACCTTTATCTCCGTCAGAAGTCTTCCTCGCCGGAGTGAGTCAATCGAGGGCCTAACCAAAAGCAACCGTTAACCAACCCCGTGAGGTAGAATAGAGATATCCACTAATTCTTATTTATCTATCGTTCCAGATGATCTAAGAAACAAATTCTAAAATGATTTCCTATTGCAATAAAGTTCAATCTACCATTCGAACATATTTGTGAATCATATGGAATGCTCACTAAATCTCAACTCAATCTAAAATCATTTTGCTCCTCTATTTAGCAACAAATGTTGACATCAAAATTCAGCATAACATGCCATTTTTATACCTTTtcactaaaaaaaatataaatatatacatacgacttattattattttatatcgtatatacatatctatatatgatATGCCACAGTAGCATCTTCTCCTCCGGCCATCATATATATTCGAAGGGatgtgtatattatatatatattatatcaacATTTATGAGGGCAAATACGCTAATTCCAGACTCTGGAATGATGCAAGGTTCCACTATCGGATCGGATTTGAAAACCGTTACGAGATCCGAATCCAACATTGCTTGCATCCGGTGGACTTTTTACCTCCGGAAAAATATCCCTTTGTTGGCGTTCCTCTTTGTCCCGTTTACTTCTTCCGTTGCAGACGATGTGTCCCTTCCGCTGGTGGATGAAGTAAACGAAAGAGACCAAGTCTTGTGTTCCGTCTTTCTGTTTTTAAGATTGGAAGCCTAGATCGGGCTCTTCCGGGGGCCGGCTGATTCCGGATTTCGTGTGGTTGTTCTCTCCCGGTTTTTTCTTCGCCGGATCGAAGGCATCTTGTTCGTCAAATCAGAACCTTGCCGTCGCGGAAGGTCCCATCTTTTGTGGTCTTCGTGGGCGATTAGGGTTTCTCTGTTCGTGGTTTATCAGAGTCCTCGTTTTGCGCGGTCCGCAGCTGGGTCGGAGTGGTTGCATGTGCTGTTTCCTTTCGGTTGCTTCTGATGTCGACTAGATCGGAGGAGAATCCGGCTCTTAGGATCATCGAGAACTCGATTCAGGACCTCGGAAGGGGTTTCGATGCCAACTGCGACACGAGGCTACTCTACTGCAAGGGAGCCACCGGGTCGAGGGTGGTCGAGCTCGACGAGGAGCACGCGAGGGAGCTGCCGATCGGCGAAGGTCTAGTCGTGCCTAATGTGACCAGGGACGTCAGGTGTTCGATCGAGAGCCCCGGGAGGGAGAGTTTCGGTGCTTGCGGATTCTACGAGGTCGGCTAATGGCTGTTGTTTTTATAACTTTCTACTGTTTCGATGCTTGCTTTGTCAGAATATTCGTCGGGAAGAAATTTTGCTTTTACGGCCGAATCATTGTTGGAACGATTGACGAATGTATCGCGTGCTGATCTTTTAGAAATTAGCGCATCGGAAAGTGAAAAATGATCGTCTAGATTTCCCATGGTGAAGACATCTGTAACATAGATTTCAGGATTTTAGATTCTTCTTGAGAAACGTTTAGATAGACGCTAAGCATTAGGACAGGCTCATTTATTTGTTTGATGCTCCCACGAACTTTTCTTTCTTCAGCATGACAACCATAGTTTGCAGCTATTTTTCTCGCTTCTGTTATTTTCAAGTTCTTTTCATATGCATTGTTAAGCCATGATTTTGGAACATAGGTCTCTCTTTGTAGATCCATACAAGTATTCCTCAAGCACAAAGGGCAACTTCATTTCTTGTGTTTGTGGTACCAGTTTGGTTTGGTAATCTGGATTATGAAGTCATCAGAATGCCACTCTTTTAAGCTTCTATTTCGTCGATGACACTAGCGGCTTGTGCCCCCTGCCATATATGAGGAACAGAAAAGTCTATTGAGTAGCATCACCCAATTCAAAAGAGCAGTCTTCGGCCTGTCCGTAGAGAGTGCCCTAGGGGGTTTTACTTGACTCAGGCTGGCAGTTAGTAGGACCACTTTTATAGGGTTTGTTCACCTAAGAGAGTAATCTCTCAGATTCTTTCTGGACAATCCATAATTCCTCCTTTTTAAGCAAGAAAAGGAAGTTTTATTTCCTGTGACGAGGAATACTTTTTATTTATGGAAGATTTATTCTATCCATCAGTGCTTGTGACATTAAGTCCTTAGAAAAAAGATGCCAAAGTATGATTTGCTAGTTGTCGTTGCAGTATGACTAATTGGTGTTCTACGCCATTATTGGATGCCCtacatgtcacggacttagctggttttgcctaagtcgtgcggcacccttgcgtgttcgtccgcaaaggtcagcctccccgaagcctccca
Above is a genomic segment from Musa acuminata AAA Group cultivar baxijiao chromosome BXJ3-4, Cavendish_Baxijiao_AAA, whole genome shotgun sequence containing:
- the LOC135636904 gene encoding non-specific lipid-transfer protein 1-like produces the protein MARSALHPVALVVATTVVLLAAAPRGGEAITCSQVYGDLISCVGYLQGGPIKQQCCSGIKSLIAAARTTQDRRTACGCIKTAAAGLSGIDYGRVSQLPGQCGISVSYKISPNVDCSKIN
- the LOC135636905 gene encoding non-specific lipid-transfer protein 2-like, producing MARSGAPLVLVLALLLLVTAPHVTLAITCGQVTSALSSCISYATGKGPLSSACCSGVKSLNGAAKTSADRKTACACIKSTVSRLSGAQAGTIAGIPGKCGVSIGYPISASTDCSKVN